Proteins encoded together in one Astatotilapia calliptera chromosome 7, fAstCal1.2, whole genome shotgun sequence window:
- the ccni gene encoding cyclin-I has protein sequence MKFTEPWGRQRLSFLLEKAASREAKMWKVYVPKKPSSQDTDISPAQRDEAVRWLTEVHGRLQLYPETLVLAVSILDRFLAPIKARPKYLRCIAIACFFLAAKTCEEDECVPSLKELAASSGCGCSPSEILRMERIILDKLNWDLHTATALDFLHIFHAMVLSCRSGFLDSMLGLNRSQHLALLTQQLYHCLADHTLMQLRGSMLALALFTLELENCCPDWLALTIELLRKAQINSSELIRSRELVARSLSTLRAPLPPNTVYIYQPPQPTPPCCTLGTITSTTESSRDHVTSAHPQSTAGGGEEEESQQPLSVSSSSSSADSSIPALLSPPKHLRHLNHLQKVTLRCKASTKRKVEEMEVDDFYDGIKRLYNEDVTTTNTTAVQEGAKTPIAGGGGVLPARQEGSSSPCPPLQPASAS, from the exons GATACAGACATCTCCCCGGCCCAGCGGGACGAGGCGGTGCGCTGGCTGACGGAGGTCCATGGCAGGCTGCAGCTGTACCCAGAGACGCTGGTGTTAGCTGTCAGCATCCTGGATCGCTTTCTCGCTCCCATCAAG GCCCGTCCAAAGTACCTGCGCTGCATTGCCATCGCCTGCTTCTTCCTGGCTGCCAAGACCTGTGAGGAGGATGAg tGTGTGCCATCACTGAAGGAGCTCGCCGCCTCCAGCGGGTGCGGCTGTTCTCCCTCAGAGATCCTGAGGATGGAGAGGATCATCTTGGACAAACTGAACTGGGACCTGCACACCGCCACAGCGCTGGACTTTCTGCACATT TTCCACGCGATGGTGCTGTCGTGTCGCTCCGGGTTCTTGGATTCCATGTTGGGACTTAACCGCTCTCAGCACCTCGCCCTGCTCACTCAGCAACTCTACCACTGTCTGGCTGACCACACACTCatgcag CTCAGAGGATCCATGCTGGCCTTGGCCCTCTTCACCCTGGAGCTGGAGAACTGCTGTCCTGACTGGCTGGCTCTCACTATCGAGCTGCTGAGGAAGGCGCAG ATCAACAGCTCTGAGCTGATTCGCAGCCGTGAGCTGGTGGCTCGTAGTCTTTCCACACTGAGAGCTCCCCTGCCTCCGAACACCGTGTACATCTACCAGCCCCCGCAGCCTACACCACCCTGCTGCACACTGG GGACCATCACCTCCACCACCGAGTCTTCCAGGGACCATGTCACCTCTGCCCACCCACAGTCTACTGCTGGTGgtggggaagaggaggagagccaGCAGCCCTTGagtgtctcctcctcctcctcctctgcagaCAGCAGCATCCCAGCCCTGCTTTCTCCCCCCAAACATCTCCGCCATCTTAATCACCTGCAGAAGGTCACACTGCGCTGCAAGGCCTCGACCAAACGCAAG GTGGAGGAGATGGAGGTGGATGATTTTTACGATGGCATTAAACGTCTCTACAACGAAGACGTCACCACCACCAATACCACCGCCGTCCAGGAAGGGGCAAAAACGCCAAtagccggaggaggaggagttttGCCAGCTCGACAGGAAGGCAGCTCCTCCCCCTGCCCGCCTCTGCAGCCAGCCAGCGCCTCCTAG